In a genomic window of Streptomyces katrae:
- a CDS encoding glycerol-3-phosphate dehydrogenase/oxidase, translating to MRTATLGPAQRAEALAGMAERELDVLVVGAGVVGAGTALDAVTRGLSTGLVEARDWASGTSSRSSKLIHGGLRYLEMLDFALVREALKERGLLLERLAPHLVKPVPFLYPLQHKVWERFYAGSGVALYDAMSVSSGHGRGLPTHRHLSRKRALRIAPALRKDALVGALQYYDAQMDDARYVTTLVRTAAAYGAHCANGAKVVGFLREGERVVGARVRDVESGGEYEIRAKQVVNATGVWTDDTQALIGERGQFHVRASKGIHLVVPKDRIHSNTGLILRTEKSVLFVIPWGRHWIVGTTDTDWDLDKAHPAASSADIDYLLEHVNSVLAVPLTRDDVQGVYAGLRPLLAGESDATSKLSREHTVAHPVPGLVVVAGGKYTTYRVMAKDAVDEAVHGLDQRVAQCVTEDVPLVGAEGYRALWNGRARIAARTGLHAVRVEHLLNRYGSLTEELLELIAADPALGEPVTGAEDYLRAEIVYAASHEGARHLDDVLTRRTRISIETFDRGTRSARECAELVAPVLGWDKRQIENEVEHYEKRVQAERESQRQPDDQTADAARLGAPDIVPL from the coding sequence GTGAGGACAGCGACACTGGGGCCCGCGCAGCGCGCGGAAGCCCTCGCCGGGATGGCCGAGCGGGAACTGGACGTGCTGGTCGTCGGCGCGGGGGTGGTCGGCGCCGGCACCGCGCTCGACGCGGTGACCAGGGGCCTGTCGACCGGGCTGGTGGAGGCGCGCGACTGGGCGTCGGGGACGTCGAGCCGGTCCAGCAAGCTCATCCACGGGGGCCTGCGCTATCTGGAGATGCTCGACTTCGCCCTGGTCCGCGAGGCCCTCAAGGAGCGCGGGCTGCTGCTGGAGCGGCTCGCCCCGCACCTGGTGAAGCCGGTGCCGTTCCTGTACCCGCTCCAGCACAAGGTGTGGGAGCGGTTCTACGCGGGCTCGGGCGTCGCCCTGTACGACGCGATGTCGGTCTCCAGCGGGCACGGGCGCGGCCTGCCCACGCACCGGCACCTGTCGCGCAAGCGGGCGCTGCGGATCGCCCCGGCGCTGCGCAAGGACGCCCTGGTGGGGGCCCTGCAGTACTACGACGCCCAGATGGACGACGCCCGCTACGTGACCACGCTGGTCCGGACGGCCGCTGCGTACGGGGCGCACTGCGCCAACGGGGCGAAGGTCGTCGGCTTCCTGCGCGAGGGCGAACGGGTGGTCGGGGCCCGCGTGCGCGACGTGGAGAGCGGCGGCGAATACGAGATCCGCGCCAAGCAGGTGGTGAACGCGACCGGGGTGTGGACGGACGACACCCAGGCGCTGATCGGAGAGCGCGGACAGTTCCATGTGCGGGCGTCCAAGGGCATCCACCTCGTGGTCCCGAAGGACCGGATCCACTCCAACACCGGACTGATCCTGCGGACCGAGAAGTCGGTGCTGTTCGTGATCCCCTGGGGGCGGCACTGGATCGTGGGCACCACGGACACGGACTGGGACCTGGACAAGGCGCACCCGGCGGCGTCGAGCGCCGACATCGACTACCTGCTGGAGCACGTGAACTCGGTGCTGGCGGTGCCGCTGACCCGGGACGACGTCCAGGGCGTCTACGCCGGCCTGCGGCCGCTGCTGGCGGGGGAGTCCGACGCGACGAGCAAGCTCTCGCGCGAGCACACCGTGGCCCACCCGGTGCCGGGACTGGTGGTGGTGGCCGGCGGCAAGTACACGACGTACCGGGTGATGGCCAAGGACGCCGTGGACGAGGCGGTGCACGGGCTGGACCAGCGGGTCGCCCAGTGCGTCACGGAGGACGTCCCCCTGGTGGGGGCCGAGGGCTACCGCGCCCTGTGGAACGGCCGGGCCCGCATCGCCGCGCGGACGGGCCTGCATGCGGTGCGGGTGGAGCACCTGCTGAACCGGTACGGGTCGCTGACGGAGGAACTGCTCGAGCTGATCGCGGCCGACCCGGCGCTGGGGGAGCCGGTGACCGGGGCGGAGGACTACCTGCGGGCGGAGATCGTCTACGCCGCTTCGCACGAGGGGGCCCGGCACCTGGACGACGTGCTGACCCGGCGGACCCGCATCTCGATCGAGACCTTCGACCGGGGGACCCGCTCGGCGCGCGAATGCGCGGAACTGGTGGCTCCGGTGCTGGGCTGGGACAAGCGGCAGATCGAGAACGAAGTGGAGCACTACGAGAAGAGAGTTCAGGCGGAGCGCGAATCGCAGCGCCAGCCGGACGACCAGACGGCCGACGCGGCCCGGCTGGGGGCGCCCGACATCGTGCCGTTGTAA
- a CDS encoding serine/threonine protein kinase, which translates to MSKPEHTESPAEAPGAKREGDGASGGGGAVKLAAQTGSDVAQADAARAEADGPSAEPAAASVPRPRSETGRPKQPEAAEPAAEKASDTPPDEQPAATKPPSDAAKSPSGAAEQDAKPAPADKAPADKAPADKAPADKAPADKALADTAASGAGSEGAEPASGSVSGAAAARGAEEPAGKPAPGGGQRGAKPASGNRATAPATGDGTAPTPEEARPAVAEAAPQDAGAKPASAGGKGGTAGVGAPEDVEPADEEGPQDADAAGGERKGRLLAGRYRLGAVLGRGGMGTVWRAEDEVLGRTVAVKELRFGGGVDEDEKRRLITRTLREAKAIARIRNEGAVTVYDVVDEDARPWIVMELIEGPSLAEFVRENGPLSPRRAAEVGLAVLDVLRAAHRQGILHRDVKPSNVLIAASGRVVLTDFGIAQVEGDPSITSTGMLVGAPSYISPERARGYKPGPPADMWSLGGLLYAAVEGVPPYDKGSALATLTAVMTEAVDPPKNAGPALTEVIYGLLVKDPAMRLDEDRARSMLTAVINAPEPLPAPEPVPVEETRPISLTKAEAEAEKAAEKAAKKERERREREQRDRARAALKATRKAAAAQAAAASAAEAPKRPSTVVPASLTDVMPRRTIALAIAGVLVVLAVIGSLIAYAVSGQDDKDGRKDEGQGGSPSPVASAGQSPGNSPAASQASSPSPTPVQSQGGSPSPAASGANPGTDPAQSQGQGSQGQGASPGGPGGGAGLPAGFTTVTDPRFRFAMAMPEGFHQTGTAGKSSGAIYSRSGGFPRIQVDHTDSPGSDARAAWAEMVPGVAGSSRNYRQIRLETVSYRNYPTVADLEFEREDQGMRTRVLDRGFRADANNGYAIMISCPADQWDGPECTQIRNTAFDTFQQLG; encoded by the coding sequence ATGTCGAAGCCGGAGCACACCGAGTCGCCTGCCGAGGCGCCTGGGGCGAAGCGTGAGGGTGACGGTGCCTCCGGGGGCGGTGGTGCGGTGAAGCTGGCCGCCCAGACCGGATCTGACGTTGCGCAGGCCGACGCCGCACGGGCGGAGGCCGACGGTCCCTCGGCGGAGCCCGCCGCCGCGTCCGTGCCCCGTCCGAGGTCCGAGACGGGCCGGCCGAAGCAGCCAGAGGCCGCCGAGCCCGCTGCGGAGAAGGCTTCTGACACCCCGCCGGACGAGCAGCCCGCCGCCACGAAGCCCCCGTCCGACGCCGCGAAGTCCCCGTCCGGCGCCGCGGAGCAGGACGCGAAGCCGGCGCCCGCGGACAAGGCGCCCGCGGACAAGGCGCCCGCGGACAAGGCGCCCGCGGACAAGGCGCCCGCGGACAAGGCGCTCGCGGACACGGCGGCTTCGGGGGCCGGGTCCGAGGGTGCGGAGCCCGCCTCCGGGAGCGTTTCCGGCGCTGCGGCAGCCCGGGGTGCCGAGGAGCCCGCCGGGAAGCCGGCGCCCGGCGGCGGGCAGCGCGGCGCCAAGCCCGCGTCCGGAAACCGGGCCACGGCCCCCGCGACGGGGGACGGCACGGCACCGACGCCCGAGGAGGCCCGGCCCGCCGTGGCGGAGGCCGCGCCGCAGGACGCCGGGGCGAAGCCGGCGTCCGCGGGCGGGAAGGGCGGCACGGCCGGGGTGGGCGCCCCCGAGGACGTGGAGCCCGCGGACGAGGAGGGCCCGCAGGACGCCGACGCGGCGGGCGGGGAGCGCAAGGGCAGGCTGCTCGCGGGGCGGTACCGGCTCGGGGCCGTGCTCGGCAGGGGCGGCATGGGAACGGTGTGGCGGGCCGAGGACGAGGTGCTCGGCCGGACCGTCGCCGTCAAGGAACTCCGCTTCGGCGGCGGCGTCGACGAGGACGAGAAGCGCCGCCTCATCACCCGTACCCTCCGCGAGGCCAAGGCCATCGCGCGCATCCGCAACGAGGGCGCCGTCACCGTCTACGACGTCGTCGACGAAGACGCCCGGCCCTGGATCGTCATGGAGCTCATCGAGGGTCCCTCCCTCGCCGAGTTCGTCCGGGAGAACGGCCCGCTGTCCCCGCGCCGCGCCGCCGAGGTCGGCCTCGCCGTGCTCGACGTCCTGCGCGCCGCGCACCGCCAGGGCATCCTGCACCGCGACGTGAAACCGTCCAACGTGCTCATCGCCGCCAGCGGCCGCGTCGTCCTCACCGACTTCGGCATCGCCCAGGTCGAGGGAGACCCCTCCATCACCTCCACCGGCATGCTCGTCGGCGCCCCCTCTTACATCTCCCCCGAGCGCGCCCGCGGCTACAAGCCCGGCCCGCCCGCCGACATGTGGTCCCTCGGCGGGTTGCTCTACGCCGCCGTGGAGGGCGTGCCCCCGTACGACAAGGGCTCGGCGCTCGCCACCCTCACCGCGGTGATGACCGAGGCGGTGGACCCGCCCAAGAACGCCGGTCCGGCCCTGACCGAGGTCATCTACGGCCTGCTGGTCAAGGACCCGGCGATGCGGCTGGACGAGGACCGCGCCCGGTCGATGCTCACCGCCGTGATCAACGCGCCCGAGCCGCTCCCGGCCCCCGAGCCCGTCCCGGTGGAGGAGACCCGCCCGATCTCCCTCACCAAGGCCGAGGCGGAGGCCGAGAAGGCCGCCGAGAAGGCGGCGAAGAAGGAGCGGGAGCGGCGCGAGCGCGAGCAGCGCGACCGTGCCCGCGCCGCGCTGAAGGCCACCCGTAAGGCGGCGGCGGCCCAGGCCGCGGCCGCCTCCGCCGCCGAGGCCCCGAAGCGCCCCTCGACGGTGGTCCCGGCCTCCCTCACCGACGTGATGCCGCGCCGCACCATCGCCCTCGCGATAGCCGGCGTGCTCGTGGTCCTGGCGGTCATCGGCTCGCTCATCGCGTACGCGGTCAGCGGTCAGGACGACAAGGACGGCCGCAAGGACGAGGGCCAGGGCGGCAGCCCGAGCCCGGTCGCGTCCGCCGGCCAGTCCCCGGGCAACTCCCCGGCCGCGTCCCAGGCTTCCTCGCCGAGCCCGACCCCGGTCCAGAGCCAGGGCGGCAGCCCGAGCCCGGCCGCGTCCGGCGCGAACCCCGGCACCGACCCCGCCCAGAGCCAGGGGCAGGGCAGCCAGGGCCAGGGCGCCAGCCCGGGCGGCCCCGGGGGCGGGGCGGGCCTGCCCGCCGGGTTCACCACGGTGACGGACCCGCGCTTCCGGTTCGCCATGGCGATGCCCGAGGGCTTCCACCAGACCGGCACGGCCGGCAAGAGCTCGGGCGCGATATACAGCCGCTCCGGCGGCTTCCCCCGTATTCAGGTCGACCACACCGACAGCCCGGGCAGTGACGCCCGGGCCGCCTGGGCCGAGATGGTCCCGGGCGTGGCCGGCAGCAGCAGGAACTACCGGCAGATCCGCCTCGAAACCGTCTCGTACCGCAACTACCCGACCGTCGCGGACCTGGAGTTCGAGCGCGAGGACCAGGGCATGAGGACCCGCGTGCTCGACCGTGGCTTCAGGGCGGACGCCAACAACGGCTACGCCATCATGATCAGCTGTCCGGCCGACCAGTGGGACGGCCCCGAGTGCACGCAGATCCGCAACACCGCCTTCGACACCTTCCAGCAGTTGGGCTGA
- a CDS encoding serine/threonine-protein kinase → MEQQTGAGAVLAGRYRLVEPIGSGGMGKVWRAHDQLLHRTVAVKELTAALYVAQADREVLYARTQKEARAAARIQHPAVVTVHDVLEHDDRPWIVMEYIDGPSLAEAAKAAGRIEPREAARIGLHVLGALRAAHAVGVMHRDVKPGNVLLAKDGRVLLTDFGIAAIEGDSSITRTGELVGSIDYLAPERVTGGAPDPSSDLWSLGATLYTAVEARSPFRRTSPISSLQAVVNDEPPVPRQSGPLGPVITALLRKDPAERPSAGEAERMLIEAMEGREPRAAQAYVPTRVVSAEERAPARADAAPQPHQHQQPHQPQYPHPGPAPAPTATLPEPATAVAGRPPGRVKKVAAVAVVAALLGGGGVFGLLKLTGGDDGPGSDKNASAPDGQDEADAPPAGYTEVTDPEGFTLFVPKGWKRRLNGNQIDYTPDEGKHFIRIAMDPTPDYPNPYMHLLDMEKQLKERADYKRQALNQNTFHDSTRAALWDFSWTEKGALAGPRRAIDQMYIAPDGTEYGVYMSGPAADWETTRTQFDVVLSGWEPAPKKK, encoded by the coding sequence GTGGAACAGCAGACAGGCGCGGGCGCGGTGCTCGCGGGCCGTTACCGGCTCGTGGAACCCATCGGCAGCGGGGGCATGGGCAAGGTGTGGCGCGCCCATGACCAGCTGCTGCACAGGACGGTCGCCGTCAAGGAGCTGACGGCGGCCCTGTACGTGGCCCAGGCCGACCGGGAGGTCCTGTACGCCCGGACGCAGAAGGAGGCCCGCGCGGCGGCGCGGATCCAGCATCCCGCGGTCGTCACGGTGCACGACGTCCTGGAGCACGACGACCGGCCGTGGATCGTCATGGAGTACATCGACGGCCCTTCCCTCGCGGAGGCCGCCAAGGCGGCCGGGCGGATCGAGCCCCGTGAGGCGGCGCGGATCGGCCTGCACGTCCTGGGCGCGCTGCGCGCCGCGCACGCCGTCGGCGTGATGCACCGGGACGTGAAGCCGGGCAACGTGCTGCTGGCCAAGGACGGCCGGGTGCTGCTCACCGACTTCGGGATCGCGGCGATCGAGGGGGACTCCTCCATCACCCGGACGGGTGAACTCGTGGGTTCCATCGACTACCTGGCCCCGGAGCGGGTGACGGGCGGCGCCCCCGACCCGTCCTCGGACCTGTGGTCCCTGGGCGCGACCTTGTACACGGCCGTCGAGGCCCGCTCGCCCTTCCGCCGGACCTCGCCGATCTCCAGCCTCCAGGCCGTGGTCAACGACGAGCCGCCGGTCCCGCGCCAGTCCGGTCCCCTCGGCCCGGTCATCACCGCGCTGCTGCGCAAGGACCCGGCCGAGCGCCCCTCGGCGGGCGAGGCCGAGCGGATGCTGATCGAGGCCATGGAAGGCCGGGAGCCCAGGGCCGCGCAGGCGTACGTGCCCACCCGCGTGGTGAGCGCCGAGGAGCGGGCCCCCGCCCGCGCGGACGCCGCCCCGCAGCCGCACCAGCACCAGCAGCCGCACCAGCCCCAGTACCCCCACCCCGGCCCCGCGCCCGCCCCGACCGCCACTCTGCCCGAGCCGGCGACGGCGGTCGCCGGGCGGCCGCCCGGCCGGGTCAAGAAGGTCGCGGCGGTCGCCGTGGTCGCGGCGCTCCTCGGCGGCGGCGGGGTCTTCGGCCTGCTGAAGCTGACCGGCGGGGACGACGGCCCCGGCTCGGACAAGAACGCCTCGGCCCCCGACGGGCAGGACGAGGCCGACGCCCCGCCGGCCGGCTACACCGAGGTCACCGACCCGGAGGGCTTCACGCTGTTCGTGCCGAAGGGCTGGAAGCGGCGGCTGAACGGCAACCAGATCGACTACACCCCGGACGAGGGCAAGCACTTCATCCGGATCGCGATGGACCCGACGCCCGACTACCCGAACCCGTACATGCACCTGCTCGACATGGAGAAGCAGCTCAAGGAGCGGGCGGACTACAAGCGGCAGGCGCTGAACCAGAACACCTTCCACGACAGCACCCGCGCCGCCCTGTGGGACTTCAGCTGGACGGAGAAGGGGGCCCTCGCCGGGCCCCGGCGGGCGATCGACCAGATGTACATCGCCCCGGACGGCACCGAGTACGGGGTGTACATGTCGGGTCCGGCGGCCGACTGGGAGACCACCCGGACCCAGTTCGACGTGGTCCTGAGCGGCTGGGAGCCGGCGCCGAAGAAGAAGTGA
- a CDS encoding succinic semialdehyde dehydrogenase yields the protein MTDSKAAAAPLRSAPRPTNPVAPAPAGARTAADVVTPALITRLTRGVTGSGSTANHTPFTGAKLADLPEATPEDVAEAFAKARAAQPAWAAVPVRQRAAVLLRFHDLVLARQSEVLDLIQLETGKARLHAHEEVQAVAVAARHYGRKAPAYLRPKGHTGAMPTLTKVTELRQPRGVVGQIAPWNYPLELSVGDALPAFVSGNAVVMKPDTETALTALWARDLLIEAGLPAGVFQVVLGEGPVVGPEVVRHADYVSFTGSTRTGREVAQGAAARLVGVSLELGGKNPMLVLHDADVEKAAAGAVRACFSSAGQLCISIERLYVHASIADAFLERFAARTKAMRLGNSLAYGADMGSLVGERQLENVRRHVDEAVAKGATLVAGGVARPDIGPLFYEPTILDGVEAPMAVCAEETFGPVVSVYRFTDEDEVIAQANATAYGLNSSVWTKDARRGHAVAARLRTGTVNINDGYAPAYGSAQAPMGGMKDSGLGRRHGSEGILKYTEAQTVAHQRLLPMAPSLGMDDAKYAEFMTRSLKVLKALRFR from the coding sequence ATGACGGACTCGAAGGCTGCTGCCGCCCCCCTCCGCTCCGCACCCCGGCCCACCAACCCGGTCGCCCCGGCCCCGGCGGGCGCCCGTACCGCCGCCGACGTGGTGACCCCCGCCCTGATCACCCGGCTCACCCGCGGGGTCACCGGCTCCGGCAGCACCGCCAACCACACCCCCTTCACCGGGGCCAAGCTGGCGGACCTCCCCGAGGCCACCCCCGAAGACGTGGCCGAGGCCTTCGCCAAGGCCCGCGCCGCCCAGCCCGCCTGGGCCGCCGTCCCCGTACGGCAGCGCGCCGCCGTCCTGCTCCGCTTCCACGACCTGGTCCTCGCCCGCCAGTCCGAGGTCCTCGACCTCATCCAGCTGGAGACCGGCAAGGCCCGCCTGCACGCCCACGAAGAGGTCCAGGCCGTCGCGGTCGCCGCCCGCCACTACGGCCGCAAGGCCCCCGCCTACCTGCGCCCCAAGGGCCACACCGGCGCGATGCCCACCCTCACCAAGGTCACCGAGCTGCGCCAGCCGCGCGGGGTCGTCGGCCAGATCGCCCCCTGGAACTACCCGCTCGAACTCTCCGTCGGCGACGCCCTGCCCGCCTTCGTCTCCGGCAACGCCGTCGTCATGAAGCCCGACACCGAGACCGCCCTGACCGCCCTGTGGGCCCGCGACCTGCTCATCGAGGCCGGGCTGCCCGCGGGGGTCTTCCAGGTCGTCCTCGGCGAGGGCCCCGTCGTCGGCCCCGAGGTGGTCCGGCACGCCGACTACGTCTCCTTCACCGGCTCCACCCGCACCGGCCGCGAGGTCGCCCAGGGCGCCGCCGCCCGCCTCGTCGGGGTCTCCCTCGAACTCGGCGGCAAGAACCCCATGCTCGTCCTGCACGACGCCGACGTGGAGAAGGCCGCCGCCGGAGCCGTCCGCGCCTGCTTCTCCTCCGCCGGACAGCTGTGCATCTCCATCGAGCGGCTCTACGTGCACGCCTCCATAGCCGACGCCTTCCTGGAGCGCTTCGCCGCCCGCACCAAGGCCATGCGGCTCGGCAACTCCCTCGCCTACGGCGCCGACATGGGCTCCCTCGTCGGCGAACGCCAGCTGGAGAACGTACGGCGGCACGTGGACGAGGCCGTCGCCAAGGGCGCCACCCTCGTCGCCGGCGGCGTGGCCCGCCCCGACATCGGCCCCCTCTTCTACGAGCCCACCATCCTCGACGGGGTCGAGGCCCCCATGGCGGTCTGCGCCGAGGAGACCTTCGGCCCGGTCGTCTCCGTCTACCGGTTCACCGACGAGGACGAGGTCATCGCCCAGGCCAACGCCACCGCCTACGGCCTCAACTCCAGCGTCTGGACCAAGGACGCCCGCCGCGGCCACGCGGTCGCCGCCCGCCTGCGCACCGGCACCGTCAACATCAACGACGGATACGCCCCCGCCTACGGCAGCGCCCAGGCCCCCATGGGCGGCATGAAGGACTCCGGGCTCGGCCGCCGGCACGGCTCCGAGGGCATCCTCAAGTACACCGAGGCCCAGACCGTGGCCCACCAGCGGCTGCTGCCGATGGCGCCCTCGCTGGGCATGGACGACGCGAAGTACGCCGAGTTCATGACCCGCAGCCTCAAGGTCCTCAAGGCACTCCGCTTCCGCTAG
- a CDS encoding GMC oxidoreductase: MSYDQTDDYDYDVIVIGSGFGGSVSALRLTEKGYRVGVLEAGRRFTRESLPRNSWDLRNYLWAPALGLYGIQRIHLLGNVMVLAGAGVGGGSLNYANTLYVPPAAFFEDRQWASITDWHAELAPYYEQAKRMLGVRLNPTMTPSDVHLKAAAEKMGAGDTFHMAPVGVFFGDGGDAGGQRKVRPGQEVPDPYFGGAGPARKACTECGECMTGCRHGAKNTLNENYLHLAERAGAVIHPMTTVTALAEHPDGGYRVRTVPTDHRRSGRAKVLRARYVVVAAGTYGTQTLLHTMKDRGELPRISGRLGDLTRTNSEGLVGAQTDDRRYRRRHPAAGRADFTRGVAITSSVHPNADTHIEPVRYGKGSNAMGFLTVLQVPLSAHRVRAWFARTARHPVQLARSLSNRRWSERTIIGLVMQSLDNSLTTYRKPGGLGKGLLTARQGHGAPNPVQIAEATEAATLLAEEINGFPGSNVGELMGTPLTAHFLGGCPIGATPEEGVVDPYHRLYGHPGISVVDGAAVSANLGVNPSLTITAQAERAMSYWPNNGEADPRPAQGEAYRRLAAVEPVRPAVPEGAFGALRLPFLAVPEIPPRQPEAKA; encoded by the coding sequence GTGTCGTACGACCAGACAGACGACTACGACTACGACGTCATCGTCATCGGATCGGGCTTCGGAGGGTCGGTCTCGGCACTGCGGCTCACCGAGAAGGGCTACCGGGTCGGCGTCCTGGAGGCAGGACGCCGCTTCACCCGCGAGAGCCTGCCCCGCAACAGCTGGGACCTGCGCAACTACCTGTGGGCACCCGCCCTCGGGCTGTACGGGATCCAGCGCATCCACCTGCTCGGCAACGTGATGGTGCTCGCGGGCGCCGGAGTGGGCGGCGGCTCCCTCAACTACGCCAACACCCTCTACGTGCCGCCCGCCGCCTTCTTCGAGGACCGCCAGTGGGCCTCCATCACCGACTGGCACGCCGAACTCGCCCCGTACTACGAGCAGGCCAAGCGGATGCTCGGCGTACGGCTCAACCCGACGATGACCCCCTCCGACGTCCACCTCAAGGCGGCCGCCGAGAAGATGGGCGCCGGCGACACCTTCCACATGGCCCCCGTCGGCGTCTTCTTCGGCGACGGCGGGGACGCCGGGGGACAGCGGAAGGTCCGCCCGGGCCAGGAGGTCCCCGACCCCTACTTCGGCGGCGCCGGGCCCGCCCGCAAGGCCTGCACCGAATGCGGCGAGTGCATGACCGGTTGCCGGCACGGCGCGAAGAACACCCTGAACGAGAACTACCTGCACCTGGCCGAACGGGCCGGCGCCGTCATCCACCCCATGACCACCGTCACCGCCCTCGCCGAGCACCCCGACGGCGGCTACCGCGTCCGCACGGTCCCCACCGACCACCGCCGCTCGGGCCGCGCCAAGGTGCTGCGCGCCCGCTACGTGGTCGTCGCCGCGGGCACGTACGGCACCCAGACGCTGCTGCACACCATGAAGGACCGCGGCGAACTGCCCCGCATCTCCGGCCGGCTCGGCGACCTCACCCGCACCAACTCCGAGGGTCTGGTCGGCGCCCAGACCGACGACCGCCGCTACCGCAGGCGCCACCCCGCCGCGGGCCGGGCGGACTTCACCCGGGGCGTGGCCATCACCTCGTCCGTGCACCCCAACGCCGACACCCACATCGAGCCCGTCCGCTACGGCAAGGGCTCCAACGCCATGGGGTTCCTGACGGTCCTCCAGGTACCCCTCAGCGCGCACCGGGTGCGGGCCTGGTTCGCCCGCACCGCCCGCCACCCCGTGCAGCTGGCGCGGTCCCTGTCGAACCGGCGCTGGTCGGAGCGGACCATCATCGGCCTGGTCATGCAGTCGCTGGACAACTCCCTGACGACCTACCGCAAACCGGGAGGCCTCGGCAAGGGCCTGCTGACGGCCCGCCAGGGCCACGGCGCCCCCAACCCGGTGCAGATCGCCGAGGCCACCGAGGCCGCGACCCTGCTGGCCGAGGAGATCAACGGCTTCCCCGGCAGCAACGTCGGCGAGCTGATGGGCACCCCGCTGACCGCGCACTTCCTCGGCGGCTGCCCGATCGGCGCCACCCCCGAGGAGGGCGTGGTCGACCCGTACCACCGGCTGTACGGGCACCCGGGCATCTCGGTGGTCGACGGAGCGGCGGTCTCCGCCAACCTCGGGGTCAATCCGTCGCTGACCATCACGGCCCAGGCCGAGCGGGCGATGTCGTACTGGCCGAACAACGGGGAGGCGGACCCGCGCCCCGCGCAGGGGGAGGCGTACCGACGTCTCGCGGCGGTGGAACCGGTCCGTCCGGCCGTCCCCGAGGGGGCCTTCGGCGCGCTGCGGCTGCCCTTCCTCGCCGTCCCGGAGATTCCCCCGAGACAACCGGAAGCGAAGGCCTGA
- a CDS encoding chorismate mutase: MSTLTTAATPEQLIADCRERIDALDDRIIGLIQERMAVSAVIQEARIGAGGRRVHLSREMEVLSHFSDALGKPGTALAMTLLELCRGRV, encoded by the coding sequence ATGAGCACCCTCACCACCGCCGCCACCCCCGAGCAGCTGATCGCCGACTGCCGGGAGCGCATCGACGCCCTCGACGACCGGATCATCGGGCTGATCCAGGAGCGGATGGCCGTCTCGGCCGTCATCCAGGAGGCCCGGATCGGCGCGGGCGGGCGCCGGGTGCACCTCTCGCGGGAGATGGAGGTCCTGTCGCACTTCAGCGACGCCCTCGGCAAGCCCGGGACCGCGCTCGCGATGACCCTGCTGGAGCTGTGCCGGGGCCGCGTCTGA